One genomic segment of Acomys russatus chromosome 6, mAcoRus1.1, whole genome shotgun sequence includes these proteins:
- the Ccdc181 gene encoding coiled-coil domain-containing protein 181 isoform X1 has protein sequence MDENKDIDSKESGEYEDDFEKDLEWLINDKEKSNDTILEMACKEEEDLGPELKENEPEMEQGQQLSDPDRPQKDEASPRRNDFISVPSIQPLDPVSDSDSENSFQDSKPENQKDLEEEEEDEEVRRYIMEKIIEANMLLQNQEPTSDRRERKLKFKDNLVDLEVPPIEDSDTSKAFSESENNMSGKLSELCISGELGQENVFLPVTDGSCEENDRKILVERDGKFELMSLQDIENQGVLPLINSTNGIENETPQLLLRSPDPSVGDVKKEETETKAHVLPLSSAGEPLAQVPEPPPSPKTRPSSAANPNLNKKIRRANFRTQSAVVSSVTSTYCLSPRQKELQKQLERKREKLKREEEQRKIEEEIEKKRENEMVFKAWLQKKREQVLEMRRVQRAKQIEDLSSRQVNRDPQQAFRLWLKKKHEEQMKERKTEELRKQEECLFFLRGTEGRERAFKQWLRRKQIEKIAEQQAVKERSRQLRLEARRSKQLQSNLYNMPDFRFTDHYN, from the exons ATGGATGAAAATAAGGATATTGATTcaaaagaaagtggagaatatgaagatgactttgaaaagGACCTGGAGTGGTTGAtcaatgataaagaaaaaagtaacgaCACCATACTGGAG atggcttGCAAGGAGGAAGAAGATCTTGGCCCGGAATTAAAAGAGAATGAACCAGAAATGGAACAGGGCCAACAGCTCTCTGATCCAGACAGGCCTCAGAAGGATGAGGCCTCACCCCGAAGAAACGATTTCATTTCTGTCCCAAGTATTCAGCCGTTGGATCCCGTCTCAGACTCAGACAGTGAGAACTCCTTCCAGGATTCCAAACCAGAAAACCAGAAAGacctggaggaagaagaagaggatgaggaagtgAGGAGATACATTATGGAGAAAATTATAGAGGCCAACATGCTTCTACAGAATCAAGAGCCTACAAGTGACCGGAGGGAGCGAAAACTTAAGTTCAAAGACAACTTAGTTGATCTAGAAGTCCCACCCATAGAAGACAGTGACACCTCCAAGGCTTTCTCAGAAAGTGAAAATAACATGTCTGGAAAACTGTCAGAGTTATGTATCTCTGGTGAGTTAGGACAGGAGAATGTGTTCCTTCCCGTCACGGATGGCAGCTGTGAAGAAAATGATAGGAAAATACTggtagagagagatggaaagtTTGAGCTGATGAGTTTACAGGACATCGAGAATCAGGGGGTCCTGCCCCTCATCAATAGTACTAATGGCATAGAAAATGAAACCCCTCAGTTGCTACTCAGGTCTCCCGACCCGTCTGTTGGTGACGttaagaaagaagagactgaaaCAAAGGCCCACGTCTTGCCTCTCTCTTCAGCAGGAGAACCATTGGCTCAAGTCCCTGAGCCACCACCCAGCCCCAAGACCCGCCCGAGCTCCGCCGCCAACccaaatctaaacaaaaaaatcCGGAGAGCGAACTTCAGGACACAATCTGCAGTGGTCTCTTCAGTGACCTCGACGTACTGTCTCTCCCCAAGACAGAAAGAACTCCAAAAACAGCTAGAACGCAAGAGAGAAAAGCTGAAGAGGGAG gaggagCAGCGCAAAATAGAGGAAGAGAtcgagaagaaaagagagaacgAGATGGTGTTCAAAGCATGGCTGCAGAAGAAACGGGAGCAGGTCCTAGAAATGCGGAGAGTTCAGCGAGCAAAGCAGATTGAAGACTTGAGCAGCCGG CAGGTGAACAGAGACCCCCAGCAAGCCTTCCGATTATGGCTTAAGAAAAAACATGAGGAgcagatgaaagaaaggaagacagaggagcTCAGAAAGCAAGAGGAGTGTTTGTTCTTCCTGAGAGGGACGGAGGGCCGCGAGAGGGCCTTCAAACA ATGGCTCAGAAGGAAACAGATAGAGAAAATAGCAGAGCAACAGGCTGTCAAAGAGAGATCCAGGCAGCTCCGACTGGAAGCGCGGCGTTCCAAACAACTGCAGAGCAACCTGTACAACATGCCGGATTTCCGCTTTACTGACCACTACAACTGA
- the Ccdc181 gene encoding coiled-coil domain-containing protein 181 isoform X2: protein MACKEEEDLGPELKENEPEMEQGQQLSDPDRPQKDEASPRRNDFISVPSIQPLDPVSDSDSENSFQDSKPENQKDLEEEEEDEEVRRYIMEKIIEANMLLQNQEPTSDRRERKLKFKDNLVDLEVPPIEDSDTSKAFSESENNMSGKLSELCISGELGQENVFLPVTDGSCEENDRKILVERDGKFELMSLQDIENQGVLPLINSTNGIENETPQLLLRSPDPSVGDVKKEETETKAHVLPLSSAGEPLAQVPEPPPSPKTRPSSAANPNLNKKIRRANFRTQSAVVSSVTSTYCLSPRQKELQKQLERKREKLKREEEQRKIEEEIEKKRENEMVFKAWLQKKREQVLEMRRVQRAKQIEDLSSRQVNRDPQQAFRLWLKKKHEEQMKERKTEELRKQEECLFFLRGTEGRERAFKQWLRRKQIEKIAEQQAVKERSRQLRLEARRSKQLQSNLYNMPDFRFTDHYN, encoded by the exons atggcttGCAAGGAGGAAGAAGATCTTGGCCCGGAATTAAAAGAGAATGAACCAGAAATGGAACAGGGCCAACAGCTCTCTGATCCAGACAGGCCTCAGAAGGATGAGGCCTCACCCCGAAGAAACGATTTCATTTCTGTCCCAAGTATTCAGCCGTTGGATCCCGTCTCAGACTCAGACAGTGAGAACTCCTTCCAGGATTCCAAACCAGAAAACCAGAAAGacctggaggaagaagaagaggatgaggaagtgAGGAGATACATTATGGAGAAAATTATAGAGGCCAACATGCTTCTACAGAATCAAGAGCCTACAAGTGACCGGAGGGAGCGAAAACTTAAGTTCAAAGACAACTTAGTTGATCTAGAAGTCCCACCCATAGAAGACAGTGACACCTCCAAGGCTTTCTCAGAAAGTGAAAATAACATGTCTGGAAAACTGTCAGAGTTATGTATCTCTGGTGAGTTAGGACAGGAGAATGTGTTCCTTCCCGTCACGGATGGCAGCTGTGAAGAAAATGATAGGAAAATACTggtagagagagatggaaagtTTGAGCTGATGAGTTTACAGGACATCGAGAATCAGGGGGTCCTGCCCCTCATCAATAGTACTAATGGCATAGAAAATGAAACCCCTCAGTTGCTACTCAGGTCTCCCGACCCGTCTGTTGGTGACGttaagaaagaagagactgaaaCAAAGGCCCACGTCTTGCCTCTCTCTTCAGCAGGAGAACCATTGGCTCAAGTCCCTGAGCCACCACCCAGCCCCAAGACCCGCCCGAGCTCCGCCGCCAACccaaatctaaacaaaaaaatcCGGAGAGCGAACTTCAGGACACAATCTGCAGTGGTCTCTTCAGTGACCTCGACGTACTGTCTCTCCCCAAGACAGAAAGAACTCCAAAAACAGCTAGAACGCAAGAGAGAAAAGCTGAAGAGGGAG gaggagCAGCGCAAAATAGAGGAAGAGAtcgagaagaaaagagagaacgAGATGGTGTTCAAAGCATGGCTGCAGAAGAAACGGGAGCAGGTCCTAGAAATGCGGAGAGTTCAGCGAGCAAAGCAGATTGAAGACTTGAGCAGCCGG CAGGTGAACAGAGACCCCCAGCAAGCCTTCCGATTATGGCTTAAGAAAAAACATGAGGAgcagatgaaagaaaggaagacagaggagcTCAGAAAGCAAGAGGAGTGTTTGTTCTTCCTGAGAGGGACGGAGGGCCGCGAGAGGGCCTTCAAACA ATGGCTCAGAAGGAAACAGATAGAGAAAATAGCAGAGCAACAGGCTGTCAAAGAGAGATCCAGGCAGCTCCGACTGGAAGCGCGGCGTTCCAAACAACTGCAGAGCAACCTGTACAACATGCCGGATTTCCGCTTTACTGACCACTACAACTGA